In one Rhodohalobacter sp. 614A genomic region, the following are encoded:
- a CDS encoding ABC transporter permease, translated as MKFFRELISSYSWRLAYKDAKPQWKSLLLYTSSMIAGIAALVAILSFRSDVLLTVDDQAKELLGADLEMDSSQPYPEEAVAFIDSIGGSDANSIEFNSMVLFKHNGSTRLSQIRAIEGPFPLYGALKTEPESAADRYKEEKFAIVEQSALNQYGAEVGDSIQVGNVTLEIGGALISVPGEAAAFSLIGPRVFIPKSIVEDSGLLERGSRVEYKQFFKFDSEEKAGEIEEAFDPISDKYRIRTETVAEEKEEFEEVVNGMSKFLGLIAFVAILLGGLGVSSAVYVYIKRKSNTVATLRCLGITKEKILAIFAIQISAIGFMGALIGTGLGIFIQLYIPTLFEGLLPFEIVQSVSISAVALGLLTGLLISLVFSLLPLITISTISPLLTIRTVEFSPIKALSKRAKIVAFTSTILILVAVVGLLTESFLVALGFTIGLIVCVLLLWAMAAVLMMTIKKLRLKSLSYTVRQGMANLFRPNNQTSMLMITLGMGMLLIGILYMSQEMLLQRIEFQTGEQMPDAVFYDIQIDQNESFLGIMEDADVNVTQNVPIVSMRLASRKGVPVSEIRTDTTLDISSWALSREYRVTYRDSLIDSETIIEGEWIGESNGIDSVVPISIADQIDEDLKVEIGDTLGFNVQGVPVTTVVASIREVDFDRPQPNFFVLFPKGVLEEAPQFFAATIKTNSREQTIALQQQVTAQFPNISSIDISVALQSVREFLDKMALAIQFMAFFSILTGFIVLASSIAISRKQRTRESVLLRTLGAAKSQIGTIQTIEYALLGLLSGLTGLLLAVLSSWALAYFYFELVFVPDLVTVSVLSILITISAILIGWSGSRHIFSHSPLEILRLENG; from the coding sequence ATGAAATTTTTCCGAGAATTGATTTCCTCCTACAGCTGGAGGCTTGCCTACAAAGATGCCAAACCTCAGTGGAAAAGCCTGTTGCTTTACACATCGTCCATGATTGCCGGAATTGCGGCGCTGGTGGCTATTTTATCATTCCGAAGTGATGTTCTATTAACCGTTGATGACCAGGCGAAGGAATTGCTTGGAGCCGATCTTGAGATGGATTCAAGTCAGCCCTACCCCGAGGAAGCGGTCGCGTTTATTGACTCTATTGGAGGGAGTGATGCCAATTCCATTGAGTTTAATTCGATGGTATTATTCAAACATAACGGCTCCACCCGGCTCTCCCAGATTCGGGCGATTGAAGGCCCCTTTCCACTTTATGGAGCTTTAAAGACGGAACCGGAAAGTGCTGCCGACAGGTATAAAGAAGAAAAGTTTGCCATTGTTGAGCAATCCGCTCTCAACCAATATGGAGCAGAAGTCGGCGACAGTATCCAGGTTGGGAATGTGACACTTGAAATTGGCGGCGCTTTGATTAGTGTGCCCGGAGAAGCCGCAGCATTCTCATTGATCGGCCCCCGGGTGTTTATCCCAAAATCCATTGTTGAAGATTCCGGCCTTTTAGAACGTGGAAGCCGTGTTGAGTACAAACAATTCTTTAAATTCGATTCTGAAGAAAAAGCCGGTGAAATCGAAGAAGCATTTGATCCCATCTCCGATAAATATCGAATCCGGACAGAAACTGTAGCTGAGGAAAAAGAAGAGTTTGAGGAAGTGGTAAATGGAATGTCGAAATTTCTCGGGCTGATAGCTTTTGTGGCCATCCTGCTTGGCGGTTTAGGAGTATCAAGTGCGGTGTACGTTTACATCAAACGAAAATCAAATACCGTTGCTACTCTTCGCTGTTTGGGGATCACAAAAGAGAAAATCCTGGCAATATTTGCAATTCAGATTTCCGCAATCGGCTTCATGGGAGCTTTGATCGGTACCGGGTTAGGTATTTTTATTCAATTGTACATTCCCACACTTTTTGAAGGTTTATTACCATTTGAAATTGTGCAATCTGTGTCCATTTCTGCAGTAGCCCTTGGATTATTGACCGGTTTGTTGATCAGCCTGGTCTTTTCACTTTTGCCGCTTATTACAATCAGTACAATCTCTCCACTTCTGACGATTCGGACTGTAGAATTTTCTCCTATTAAGGCGTTATCAAAACGCGCAAAAATTGTGGCATTTACCTCTACAATTCTAATTTTGGTTGCCGTAGTGGGACTTCTGACGGAAAGTTTTCTTGTAGCTCTCGGTTTTACAATCGGTTTGATTGTATGTGTTTTGCTTCTTTGGGCTATGGCAGCAGTCCTGATGATGACGATTAAGAAACTCCGCCTCAAATCACTTTCATACACCGTACGCCAGGGAATGGCCAACCTTTTCAGGCCAAACAACCAAACCTCCATGTTGATGATAACATTGGGAATGGGAATGCTGTTGATTGGAATTCTCTATATGAGCCAGGAAATGCTTCTACAGCGAATAGAATTCCAAACCGGGGAGCAAATGCCCGATGCTGTTTTCTATGATATACAGATTGATCAAAATGAATCTTTTCTTGGAATTATGGAGGATGCGGATGTTAATGTAACCCAAAATGTGCCCATCGTGTCCATGCGTTTAGCCAGCCGAAAAGGTGTTCCTGTTTCGGAAATCAGGACTGATACCACTCTTGATATTAGCAGTTGGGCTCTTTCCAGGGAGTACCGGGTAACGTACAGAGATTCTCTTATTGATTCTGAAACAATTATTGAAGGTGAATGGATTGGTGAATCTAACGGTATCGATTCTGTTGTTCCGATCTCCATTGCCGACCAGATTGATGAAGACCTGAAAGTTGAAATTGGGGACACACTTGGATTTAATGTCCAGGGAGTTCCCGTAACCACGGTTGTTGCCAGTATTCGGGAAGTAGATTTTGACCGCCCTCAACCCAATTTCTTTGTTCTGTTCCCCAAAGGAGTTTTGGAAGAAGCGCCTCAATTTTTTGCTGCGACAATTAAAACCAACTCCCGCGAACAAACCATTGCCCTGCAACAACAGGTCACTGCACAGTTTCCGAATATATCTTCTATTGATATTTCCGTAGCCCTCCAAAGCGTTCGGGAGTTTCTTGACAAAATGGCTCTCGCTATTCAGTTTATGGCATTTTTTAGTATTCTTACCGGCTTTATCGTTCTTGCGAGTTCAATCGCTATCAGTCGAAAACAGAGAACCCGTGAGTCTGTCCTTCTGCGAACCCTCGGGGCTGCCAAATCACAAATCGGAACCATCCAAACAATTGAATACGCTTTGTTAGGCCTCCTCTCTGGGCTGACTGGACTTCTGCTCGCTGTTCTTTCAAGCTGGGCCCTGGCTTATTTTTATTTTGAGCTTGTTTTTGTCCCGGATCTGGTAACCGTCTCTGTATTATCGATACTGATCACTATCTCAGCCATATTAATCGGATGGAGTGGCAGCAGACATATTTTCAGTCATTCACCACTCGAAATCCTGAGGCTTGAAAACGGATAA
- a CDS encoding OmpP1/FadL family transporter has product MRKFLIMTVFLVAFFGVKQSNAQSDNNILLYNNQATLFGDQGPAYDPISIVLPGTAMKAGIGSFIDNPASMALFDKSIGEFGLSFGDVSEDGNYLGNTRTLDNNQFNLSNLGFLYSLPTSQGSLVFGGAYTKHTTFNRALAFRALNENSTITDHFKTDGSPYQEIAFNTFATDYGDTFEDWDESIFRIGFDEYGDFFGIHQQGEVLQSGNGGEYSLFFATEFQKNVMVGASIGLLTGKFKYDRVFQEIDELDDYNSTIIDSDENGIGDTDIDNILLDDNLTSRYNGFRARAGLLYKATDNVNFGISYTLPTRIFVDEEFDASITTTFDNGTDYNDFTNSEFSYNVKYPGRVSLGAALQDFSGLSISFSAEYVDYSNTEIEFEESDLFEDELAENDFIKEAYQSVWSYRAGLAYDLTPDFTVRGGYGFQPSRFVNGLDDRTSYSFGAGFRLGNGVRFEAAARYTAWEETSAVYDYGVYDYDDLPDQLPEVSTRSETANRTVDRWQIFGTIRVDI; this is encoded by the coding sequence ATGCGAAAATTTCTAATCATGACAGTTTTCTTGGTTGCTTTCTTTGGAGTGAAACAATCAAACGCTCAAAGCGATAATAATATCCTGCTTTATAACAATCAGGCAACGTTGTTTGGAGACCAGGGACCTGCATATGATCCCATATCGATTGTGCTCCCCGGTACGGCAATGAAAGCAGGGATTGGGTCTTTTATTGACAATCCGGCCAGTATGGCTTTATTCGATAAAAGTATCGGGGAATTTGGACTGTCTTTCGGTGATGTGAGTGAAGATGGAAATTACCTTGGAAATACAAGAACCCTGGATAATAATCAGTTCAATTTATCAAATCTTGGTTTTTTGTATTCGCTTCCAACATCCCAGGGAAGTTTGGTTTTTGGGGGAGCCTATACCAAACATACTACGTTTAACCGGGCCTTGGCTTTTCGGGCTCTTAACGAAAACAGTACAATAACCGATCATTTCAAAACCGATGGTTCGCCTTATCAGGAGATAGCATTCAACACTTTTGCAACCGATTACGGTGATACCTTTGAAGATTGGGACGAATCTATTTTCAGAATTGGGTTCGACGAATACGGTGATTTTTTTGGGATACACCAGCAAGGAGAGGTATTACAAAGCGGAAATGGCGGAGAATACTCGCTCTTTTTTGCAACTGAGTTTCAAAAAAATGTGATGGTTGGTGCAAGTATTGGACTCTTAACAGGTAAGTTCAAGTACGACCGGGTTTTCCAGGAAATCGATGAATTAGATGATTATAACAGCACTATTATAGATAGTGATGAAAACGGGATCGGGGATACGGATATAGACAATATTCTATTGGACGATAATCTGACTAGCCGTTATAACGGTTTTCGTGCACGTGCTGGGCTCCTTTATAAAGCAACCGATAACGTCAATTTTGGAATAAGTTATACATTGCCAACCAGGATTTTTGTGGATGAGGAATTCGATGCCTCCATAACAACCACTTTCGACAACGGCACGGATTACAACGATTTTACAAATAGTGAATTTTCTTACAATGTGAAGTATCCGGGGAGGGTTTCATTAGGGGCTGCTCTTCAGGATTTTTCCGGTTTATCCATTTCGTTTTCTGCAGAATATGTGGACTACTCCAATACGGAAATTGAATTTGAAGAGAGCGATCTTTTTGAAGATGAACTTGCCGAGAATGATTTTATCAAAGAAGCCTATCAATCGGTGTGGAGCTACAGAGCAGGATTGGCTTATGATTTAACACCAGATTTTACCGTTCGTGGAGGATATGGTTTCCAGCCGAGCCGGTTTGTAAATGGCCTGGACGACAGAACTTCATACTCATTCGGAGCCGGTTTCAGGCTTGGAAATGGCGTTCGGTTCGAAGCCGCTGCCCGGTATACTGCATGGGAAGAGACAAGCGCGGTGTATGATTATGGCGTGTATGACTATGATGACCTTCCCGATCAGCTTCCTGAAGTTAGTACCCGATCAGAAACAGCAAACCGAACGGTTGACCGCTGGCAAATATTTGGTACCATCCGGGTGGATATATAA
- a CDS encoding ABC transporter ATP-binding protein, producing the protein MPNSSILSVENLSKTFTSGNKQLTVLKDITFSVEKGVTCAIVGPSGSGKTTLLGVCAGLDKPSTGVVNLNDQKISELSESELSSIRNEQIGFVFQSFQLIPTLTALENVMVPIELRGLAYKNVEKKAIELLDKVGLKDRITHYPTQLSGGEQQRVGLARAFIHKPDILFADEPTGNLDGDTGAQIEDLLFDLNRDEGTTLIIVTHDRELAAKCNRIIELKSGAIILDTITPAARPETIQENVAQ; encoded by the coding sequence ATGCCGAATAGTTCCATTTTATCAGTCGAAAATTTATCAAAAACATTTACAAGCGGTAATAAACAACTAACGGTCTTAAAAGATATTACATTTTCTGTAGAAAAAGGGGTTACCTGCGCCATTGTTGGACCTTCCGGCAGTGGCAAAACCACCCTTTTAGGAGTTTGTGCCGGATTGGATAAACCCTCAACCGGTGTTGTAAATCTCAATGATCAGAAAATATCCGAACTGAGTGAATCTGAACTTTCGTCAATTCGAAACGAACAGATTGGATTCGTATTTCAATCATTTCAGCTCATTCCTACCCTTACAGCTCTGGAAAATGTAATGGTTCCTATCGAACTGAGAGGATTAGCCTATAAAAATGTAGAGAAAAAAGCTATTGAATTGCTTGATAAAGTAGGTTTAAAAGATCGGATCACACACTATCCCACACAGCTTTCCGGAGGAGAACAACAACGTGTTGGCCTTGCAAGAGCGTTTATCCACAAACCCGACATCCTGTTTGCTGATGAACCGACCGGTAACCTGGACGGCGATACCGGGGCTCAGATTGAAGATCTGCTGTTCGACTTAAACCGTGATGAAGGAACCACACTGATCATTGTTACCCATGATAGGGAACTGGCTGCTAAATGCAACCGGATTATCGAACTAAAGAGCGGGGCTATTATTTTGGATACGATCACTCCGGCGGCACGACCTGAAACCATCCAGGAAAATGTAGCGCAATGA
- a CDS encoding SIMPL domain-containing protein has protein sequence MKKSSIISVISLFLLVALFTDASSQSSDYDSRITVDAVGEVQVSADLIHFRVNITQFKEDAREAFQIHKEQEQYLTELLLEEGIADSNITANPISISHIRRYNNTGESGYETQQQVLISLDDVTQFESMQIKLIENGFTNFSGSFTSSEIKQASDEALKKAVEEARKKAEILADAAGKSITDVLTINYHSSRPYAARAESVQMAFDASGGSLLQFERTISVTENVSVQFRIE, from the coding sequence ATGAAAAAATCATCTATTATTTCAGTTATTTCCCTTTTTCTTCTGGTGGCATTATTTACTGATGCCTCTTCACAATCTTCCGATTACGACTCTCGAATTACAGTTGATGCTGTTGGTGAGGTTCAGGTATCGGCCGACCTCATCCATTTCCGGGTGAACATTACACAGTTCAAAGAAGATGCTCGGGAAGCTTTTCAAATTCACAAAGAGCAGGAGCAGTATTTAACAGAATTGCTGCTTGAGGAAGGAATTGCAGATAGTAATATTACGGCAAACCCCATTAGCATATCACATATCAGAAGATATAATAACACTGGTGAGAGTGGTTATGAAACTCAGCAGCAGGTGCTTATTTCTCTGGATGATGTGACTCAATTTGAATCGATGCAAATAAAATTGATTGAGAATGGATTTACGAATTTCTCAGGCTCATTTACTTCATCTGAAATAAAGCAAGCCAGTGATGAGGCTCTTAAAAAAGCAGTTGAGGAAGCCCGAAAAAAAGCAGAGATATTGGCTGATGCCGCCGGAAAATCTATTACCGATGTGTTGACTATCAATTATCATTCATCACGGCCTTATGCTGCCAGGGCTGAATCCGTACAAATGGCTTTTGATGCAAGTGGCGGATCACTTCTTCAATTTGAGCGAACAATCTCTGTAACGGAGAACGTATCCGTTCAATTCAGGATTGAATAA
- a CDS encoding arylesterase, with protein MRFLKVALTSLLLLCFTNSFGQNSKTILFFGDSITAGYGLETEQAFPAVIQQKIDSLGLNYAVVNAGLSGETSAGGLRRVDWILRQSVDVFVLELGGNDGLRGIDPQNTKENLQGIIDKVQETYPDAEIVLTGMEAPPNLGNLYTNEFRGVYQELASENDVIFMPFILQDVAGNPELNLPDGIHPTVEGHKILAENLWDILKPLL; from the coding sequence ATGAGATTTTTAAAGGTTGCACTTACAAGCCTGTTGTTACTTTGTTTTACAAACAGTTTTGGTCAGAATTCCAAAACAATTCTTTTTTTTGGGGATAGTATTACTGCCGGCTATGGATTGGAAACCGAACAGGCTTTTCCCGCCGTTATTCAGCAAAAAATTGATTCACTTGGCTTGAACTATGCAGTAGTAAATGCCGGTCTCAGTGGGGAGACATCCGCCGGCGGACTGCGTCGAGTGGATTGGATTCTGCGTCAGAGCGTGGATGTTTTTGTACTGGAGCTTGGCGGGAATGACGGTTTGAGAGGAATTGATCCACAGAATACCAAAGAGAATCTCCAGGGAATCATCGACAAAGTTCAGGAAACTTACCCGGATGCTGAAATTGTCCTAACCGGAATGGAAGCTCCGCCAAATCTAGGCAACCTTTATACGAATGAATTTCGGGGTGTTTACCAGGAATTAGCTTCAGAAAATGATGTAATATTTATGCCGTTTATACTCCAGGATGTAGCGGGAAATCCAGAGTTAAATCTGCCGGATGGAATTCATCCAACCGTTGAAGGTCATAAAATTTTGGCTGAGAATCTTTGGGACATTCTTAAACCTCTATTGTAA
- a CDS encoding universal stress protein — MKILVPIDFSDRSKKALQVADKFAQLFDGKITPFYSHLPISELDEPYALGMSSKIYQNFENLEEQLTNRVKEVAENNVDPSRLDKPSVVLGNAAEGIIDASEGYDYIIMSSHGRTGFSRFLLGSVAEKVLRLAHTPVMVVENESEVDDFKKIMVTTDFSDNAAEAYPYAIDIAERSGAKVDLVHVLSFEQFDEEEKDLSLRKIREERLKLLEKEHFGRISNQVNHEVIVSQDSVHEAIFNHVQNNEYNLIIMATVGRTGINYLMMGSTTANVVRHVNTAVLSVNPKKD; from the coding sequence ATGAAAATTCTTGTCCCAATTGATTTTTCCGATCGAAGCAAAAAAGCTTTACAGGTGGCTGATAAATTCGCTCAACTGTTTGATGGCAAAATAACCCCGTTTTATTCTCATTTACCGATCTCGGAATTGGATGAACCGTACGCACTCGGGATGAGTTCAAAAATCTATCAAAATTTTGAGAATCTCGAAGAGCAACTCACAAACCGGGTAAAAGAAGTGGCTGAAAACAATGTAGACCCAAGCCGGCTCGATAAGCCTTCTGTAGTTTTAGGGAATGCGGCAGAAGGAATTATTGATGCTTCGGAGGGATATGACTATATCATTATGAGTAGCCACGGCCGAACCGGATTTTCACGTTTCCTCCTCGGCTCAGTTGCAGAAAAAGTTTTGCGGCTCGCTCATACTCCGGTAATGGTAGTTGAAAATGAATCGGAAGTAGACGATTTCAAGAAAATTATGGTCACAACCGATTTTTCTGACAATGCAGCAGAAGCCTACCCCTACGCGATTGATATCGCAGAGAGATCTGGTGCAAAAGTTGATTTGGTGCATGTATTGAGTTTCGAACAGTTTGATGAAGAAGAAAAAGATCTTTCACTTCGGAAAATCCGTGAAGAACGGCTTAAACTTCTTGAAAAAGAGCATTTCGGACGAATATCAAACCAGGTTAATCATGAAGTCATTGTCTCGCAGGACTCGGTTCACGAGGCGATTTTCAATCATGTCCAAAATAATGAATACAACCTGATTATAATGGCAACGGTGGGCAGAACCGGAATCAATTATCTGATGATGGGAAGTACAACTGCCAATGTGGTTCGCCATGTTAACACTGCCGTTCTCAGTGTGAATCCCAAGAAAGACTAA
- a CDS encoding TonB-dependent receptor — MNLKIAATKILLCFFFSFLFQITNINNLLAAPAFQQNSARTTVSGTVIDAQTGESLAGVNIIVEGTMVGVATNSQGEFTLNINDEPPLTILVSIIGYRTREIVISEQNVSDLEIELSEETILGNDVVVSASRVEQSILEAPVSIEKMDIIAVNQTASPSYYQALSNLKGVDMTTSSINFQIINARGFNSTGNTRMVQLTDGMDTQAPALNFPIGNLNGPSVLDVESVEFIPGASSALYGPNAFNGILLVNSKNPFRYPGLSVNVQTGVNHIDSDATLGEPDGAQPMLDFSARYAKVINDKFAFKINFSYSQAEDWVGINYSDKNAVFTPSGLSNNPAYDGVHLYGDDGSFNLGLLGLPSDNRTAIAQQISAQTGVPASVTEQYVASLPAQPVTRTGYREEFLVDHDANNLKAGGSLHYRLTDNLEASYTMNYGSGTSVYSGAQRYSLKDFYIHQHKVQFEGDNFMVRGYGTFENSGDSYIADFVGFSINDQYMPTTQWFGTYGAVFAGGLMGAAAEAQGGNPAYNPATVNAILNNPQAVAQLHSAARSTADANRIQPGTDAFDTAYENALADVVPNGARFDDQSRFLHVEGLYNFKNEISFVDLQVGASYRQYQLRSNGTIFDDADGGVDINEFGGFLQASKALLDDRLQLTGSIRYDKNENFDGQFNPRISAVVKVADSHNIRASYQTGFRNPTTQGQYIDLNVLTARLLGGLPYLADKYNVTQSSYTLESVERFTDALLEAETPQEQVQAAGQLQPYQGFDPVRPEQIQSFEVGYKGLLGNKLLIDAAYYYNIYDDFIAQFRVRQINSDFNDDGIIQAGEILAPGADTLPLLLSGTALNTFQLYTNVEETVKSQGAVVGFEYSLPKSFLLSANYNWNELITDRDEGFIFDFNTPEHKVNVSIENRRLTDQLGFKVSWRWQEEFEWTSSFASGMVPSVSTLDAQVTYRVPDLKSIVKVGGSNITNNQHILNYGGPNLGAIYYVSLTFDQFLN, encoded by the coding sequence ATGAATCTTAAGATAGCCGCTACCAAAATACTATTATGCTTTTTCTTCTCTTTTCTTTTTCAAATAACTAATATTAACAACCTTTTAGCCGCTCCGGCTTTTCAACAAAATAGTGCCCGTACTACCGTATCGGGGACTGTAATCGATGCCCAAACGGGCGAATCGCTTGCAGGAGTGAATATTATTGTTGAAGGAACCATGGTCGGTGTTGCCACAAATTCACAAGGCGAGTTTACGCTCAACATCAATGATGAACCGCCGCTTACCATCTTGGTATCAATCATTGGTTACCGAACACGCGAAATTGTGATTTCCGAACAGAATGTTTCCGACCTCGAGATTGAGCTTTCTGAGGAAACCATTCTTGGAAATGATGTAGTTGTATCTGCTTCCCGTGTGGAGCAAAGTATTTTAGAAGCACCTGTTTCGATTGAAAAAATGGATATTATTGCCGTTAACCAAACGGCATCTCCAAGCTACTATCAGGCGCTTTCGAACCTGAAAGGTGTGGATATGACCACAAGCAGTATCAATTTTCAGATTATTAATGCACGGGGTTTTAATTCAACCGGAAATACCCGAATGGTTCAGTTAACCGACGGAATGGATACCCAGGCTCCGGCGCTTAATTTTCCCATTGGTAATCTGAATGGCCCATCTGTTTTAGATGTGGAAAGTGTTGAATTTATTCCGGGGGCTTCATCGGCACTATACGGTCCCAATGCGTTTAATGGAATTCTGCTTGTGAACAGTAAAAATCCGTTTCGATATCCGGGGTTGAGTGTGAATGTTCAGACAGGTGTAAATCATATCGACAGTGACGCTACCTTGGGTGAACCCGATGGGGCCCAGCCCATGCTTGATTTTTCTGCCCGATATGCAAAAGTGATCAACGATAAGTTTGCATTCAAAATAAATTTCAGTTACTCACAAGCCGAGGACTGGGTGGGTATCAACTATTCAGATAAGAATGCTGTATTTACACCTTCAGGACTCTCAAATAATCCTGCTTACGATGGCGTCCATCTGTATGGAGATGATGGTTCCTTTAACCTTGGTTTATTGGGCTTGCCAAGTGATAACAGAACTGCTATTGCGCAACAAATTTCTGCTCAGACAGGGGTTCCGGCTTCAGTTACAGAACAGTATGTTGCCTCGTTGCCTGCACAACCAGTTACAAGAACCGGATATAGAGAAGAATTTTTGGTGGATCATGATGCAAATAATCTCAAAGCAGGAGGTTCACTTCACTATCGCCTCACAGACAACCTTGAAGCCAGTTACACAATGAATTACGGATCGGGAACGTCGGTTTACAGTGGGGCGCAACGATACAGCTTAAAAGATTTCTACATTCACCAGCACAAAGTTCAGTTCGAAGGCGATAATTTTATGGTTCGCGGATATGGAACTTTTGAAAATTCCGGTGACTCTTACATCGCCGATTTTGTAGGATTTTCTATCAATGACCAATATATGCCAACAACGCAATGGTTTGGTACATATGGGGCCGTATTTGCAGGTGGTTTGATGGGAGCCGCCGCAGAAGCTCAAGGCGGTAATCCTGCCTATAATCCGGCTACTGTAAATGCAATTTTGAATAATCCACAAGCAGTTGCCCAACTTCATAGCGCTGCAAGAAGTACAGCCGATGCCAACCGCATTCAACCCGGAACGGATGCATTTGATACCGCATATGAGAATGCTTTAGCGGATGTTGTGCCAAATGGAGCGCGGTTCGACGATCAATCCAGGTTCTTGCATGTTGAGGGACTGTACAACTTCAAGAATGAAATTTCATTTGTTGATTTGCAAGTGGGAGCGAGTTACCGGCAATACCAGTTGCGGTCTAACGGAACGATTTTTGATGATGCAGATGGCGGTGTAGATATCAACGAATTTGGTGGATTTTTACAAGCTTCCAAAGCCCTTCTTGATGACAGGCTTCAGTTAACCGGTTCTATTCGATACGATAAGAACGAGAATTTCGATGGACAGTTTAATCCCCGAATTTCTGCGGTTGTTAAGGTTGCAGATTCTCACAATATCAGGGCATCCTATCAAACCGGTTTTAGAAATCCAACTACCCAGGGCCAGTATATTGATTTGAATGTACTTACAGCACGTCTGCTTGGCGGATTGCCATATTTGGCTGATAAATACAATGTGACTCAGAGTTCATATACGCTTGAATCTGTAGAACGATTTACGGATGCACTTCTCGAAGCAGAAACACCGCAAGAACAGGTGCAAGCTGCCGGGCAGTTACAACCCTATCAGGGTTTTGATCCGGTTCGTCCCGAACAAATTCAATCTTTTGAAGTGGGCTATAAAGGCCTCTTGGGTAACAAATTGTTAATTGATGCTGCATATTACTATAACATCTATGATGATTTTATCGCCCAGTTCAGGGTACGGCAAATAAACTCCGATTTTAATGACGATGGCATTATTCAGGCCGGAGAAATTTTAGCGCCCGGCGCAGATACACTGCCACTGCTTTTATCAGGAACGGCATTGAATACCTTCCAGCTCTACACAAATGTTGAAGAAACTGTAAAATCTCAGGGAGCCGTGGTTGGGTTTGAATACAGCCTGCCCAAAAGCTTTCTTTTATCAGCAAACTACAATTGGAATGAGCTGATTACTGATCGGGATGAAGGCTTTATTTTTGATTTTAACACACCCGAACACAAAGTAAATGTGTCTATTGAAAATCGAAGATTGACTGATCAACTTGGATTTAAAGTGAGCTGGAGATGGCAGGAAGAGTTCGAATGGACGTCATCTTTCGCAAGTGGAATGGTTCCGTCTGTTTCTACGCTTGATGCACAGGTTACCTATCGTGTACCGGACCTCAAGTCGATCGTGAAGGTTGGCGGTTCGAATATCACAAATAACCAGCACATTCTAAACTACGGCGGTCCGAACCTCGGCGCCATCTACTACGTTTCTCTAACGTTTGACCAGTTTTTGAACTAA
- a CDS encoding response regulator, which yields MISVGIVEDNVKIRNLIQRYLDMQDTMNCKIAVDSVEEMLDHLKAHTPPDVILMDIQLPGMSGIKGIEIIKKKYPDVEIIMLTVYHDSHKIFDSLVAGASGYLLKHTSLPEIKESIENLIAGGAPMSPQIARKVIEHFNKPEPENKPQSDLTSREQDIVNGLVDGLSYKLIADRYDISIDTVRAHIRNIYKKLHVNSKAEVIAKSLRGEI from the coding sequence ATGATTAGTGTAGGAATTGTAGAAGACAATGTAAAAATCAGAAATCTTATTCAGCGATATCTGGATATGCAGGATACGATGAACTGTAAAATTGCTGTGGATTCGGTTGAAGAGATGCTCGATCATCTTAAGGCGCATACTCCTCCGGACGTAATATTGATGGATATTCAGCTTCCTGGTATGTCAGGAATTAAGGGAATCGAAATCATCAAGAAGAAATATCCCGATGTTGAAATCATCATGCTTACAGTGTATCACGACTCTCATAAAATATTCGACTCGCTGGTTGCTGGCGCGTCAGGCTATTTGTTGAAACACACATCATTACCCGAAATCAAAGAGTCAATTGAGAATTTAATAGCAGGCGGGGCACCGATGTCTCCCCAAATTGCAAGAAAAGTGATAGAGCACTTTAATAAACCTGAACCGGAAAATAAACCTCAAAGCGACCTGACATCCCGGGAACAGGATATCGTGAATGGTTTGGTAGATGGTTTAAGTTATAAATTGATCGCCGACAGATACGATATTTCAATTGATACCGTTCGTGCTCATATACGAAACATTTATAAGAAACTTCACGTTAACTCAAAAGCGGAAGTGATTGCGAAATCCCTTCGAGGCGAGATTTAA